The following DNA comes from Hallerella porci.
TATTGACGAGGCGAGAACTATTGCGGAAAAAATTCGAATGATTGCTAAGAAAATAATGTAGATTTTATACAAAAATTGAATTATTTTATGTGCTGATAAGAGAACAAAATTTCCAAAAGAAGGGATTGAGATGATATTGAAAGTTTCTGAATTTGATGGACTCCCTTCTGATGGTGAAGTTGTTTTTTCCTGGAATGATGAGAGTCCTTGTGCAAGATTGGTCAATGTTGATCAAGCGATAAAATTCATTCATGAAAATATGGATATTAAATATGGTGGTGTGATAAAAAGAAAACATTCTATAAAAGGTTTTTCTGATGAAGGAACAAAATTTGAAATAAATGACTTTGTTTTTACAGGCGGAATGTCAGCAAATGAAGAAGAACTTTCCCTTTCTGGCATTGGGTATTTAGAATTAATAAATTCTTCGATTAACTTTTACGGGATTGAAATTCCTGAATTATGGTTTGATGCTTTTTCTCGTTATAAAGATGAGTATAGAGGGGAAAAGGTGACGTATTTGTTTAATTGTACGTCTTTTTCTATTAATGGTATCTCATATGATTTATTTCATAGAGATGGTCAAACCTTTATTGTAAAACTTGATGGGACACAAATTTCTGACAATGAATCTAATGCTATTGGAACAGTCTTTTCAATTGTGTTTGGAACTTTATTTAAGGTGAATTCTATTGTCGGATTAGACGAAAAAATGAGTGTTGTGTATAGAAAAGATTTGTGTGATTTAAACAAATCTATACCGTCAAGACACACGTTTGCGCAGAAAAAAAGGACAGATGCGTCGGAGATTTTAGCGATTGCTTTCAATGAATTTGAATTGAAAAATGAAAAATTTGATATTGTACGTGCGTCATCTATTTTTTATCATGCAATGAACTTGCCTTTAGTGATGCGGTTTGCTCAGATGTCGATAGCTTTTGATACGATTGCAGGAACTGTGGCTAGGTATGAAGGGACAAATCAAGTGTATTTTTCTCAAGAAGCCTTTTCTGATGTGGAAAAAGATTTATTTCGCATAATTGAAAAAAAATTTCCTGATATTGTTGAAGCTAATATTGATGCGATAAAGGGCAAAATACATGCATTAAATTGCAAGTCGATGGCCGATAAGCTTGGGATTCTCGAAAATACTTTGGGTGTTAGTTTTTCTGATGCTGAGAAGAATACGCTTAAAAAAAGAAATCCGGCTGTTCATTCTGGTTTTATAACAAAGACTGATGACTTTGAGAAAGATCTCGGTGAAGTGGTGTCTTTAGAGCGAATTATGGTTAAATTATTCTCGCATATATTAAATGTTTCGGAATATATTTGTTTTGAGTGATGTTGCAAAAACTGTTGAACGATTGTTCTGGGGTGTTAGGGATAGTGACCCCTTGGGGCGGAGACTCGCGGCAGTTTTGTATTGCATTCCTTGGAAGCGAGGCTCCGTTTTATGAGGTTGGGCGGGAACGGAGACCGCTCCGGAAGCAATCGAAAAGGTCATGCACCAGAGCATCATCAAGGTAACCGATGCGATTGAAAAGTTGAGTTTCAACAACGAACTTCTCAAATCCGCCGATCGCTACCGCGAATCCTGCGAAGTATTTGCCCTTCTTTTGCAACCGTTCGCTCCGCACATCGCCGAAGAAATGTGGAGCATCCTCGGTCACAACGAATCCCTCACGAACGTCGCCTGGCCCAAAGCCGACGCTTCCAAAGCCGAAGAATCCTCCGTGGAAGTCGTTTTCCAGGTGAACGGCAAGGTCCGCGCCAAGGCATCTGTCGCCAAGGACATGGACAAGGCCGAACTTGAGAAGCTCGCCATGGAAAATGACCGCGTCAAGGAGTTCATGAACGGCAAGACCGTCGTGAAGTCCATCGTGGTTCCGGGCAAGCTCGTGAACATCGTGGTGAAGTAGCCGTAAGCCGAGTGCAGCGGAATCGCTTGCGAGTCCATTGCTGAGGCGCAGGCTACTGCGACGAAGTCGCAACTAATAAAGGGGGAAGAATCCCCCTCGCTTCAGCCCCGACCCCGCCCTTATAAAAAAGATTCCCGCCGGCCTAGCCGGCGGTTCTTCATAGACGGGCATAGCCCTAGGATACTAGCAACGCGTAGCACGCGTTGACGGTTCTGACACTGGCGTTCGATCCCTACTGGCTGCCCGTAAACGGGCTATAGTTTACCCATCATGGTCAACTGTTCCCCAAACAATCTTCATCCAGCTGATGCTTGATATAGTTCGCTATCTTGGCCGCATTTTTACCTGCCATGTCAACATAGTAGCCGCGACACCAAAATTCCCTGTTCCTGTATTTGAACTTCAACTCGGGAAAGCGTTCGTACAACTGCAGGCTGCTTTTTCCCTTCAAGAAGCCCACCACGCTGGACACGGCATACTTGGGCGGGATTTCCAGCTGCATGTGGACATGGTCCGGACAAACCTCGGCCTCCACTATCGTTATTTTCTTCCATTCGCACAGCGAACGGAGTATTTTCCCGATTTCCAGCCGTCTCTCTCCGTAAAACACCTTCCGCCTGAATTTGGCGCGAACACTATGTGGCATTTGCAGTTCCAGCTCGTATGGGCCATTGTTTTTATATTTTCCATATAATCCTCTAGTTGTGTCGTGATGCAGTGTACAGACCGCATCGTAAAATTAGCTGGAGGATTTTTCATCACCGCCAAAAGGCTTCCTTGGAACCACCAGCCTAGCTGGTGGTTTTCGGTTTATACAATCACGCCCACTCATTTGAGTGGGCGTCTTTTGTTATAACCCACCCTGGTCGGGTCTAGAGCCTGCCCCGGACTCGTTCCGGGGCTACCCTTTCTAACAGGCGCTCAGTCGCCGCGCCCGTAACGCCCGGGCTTTATCCCGCCCACCCGCCCAAATGGCAAAATGCCGCAATCATAATGATTGTGGCATTTTATGAACAGTGAGGTTAGACAGTCATGACACAGGGCTCATTATATCCAGATAGTAACGAATCGTGTGTCAGCAAGATTATTCCTTCGGCTTTTGCTTGTGCGATGAGCATTCGGTCGAATGGATCTTTGTGTGATGGTGCGTTTTCGTCTCGTTTAAGTTTTTCAACTTCTAGAACATGTTCTTCGTAAACCATCAACTGCTGAAACCCTGCCTGAGTGCAGTAGTCCAAGAATTGTGCTCCTGAAATGGGCATCTTGTTTGGATTGATTGCGTGCTTTATGACAATCTCCCACATGGAGATTAAACTAAAAACAGGTTCTACATTTTCTTGATTAATGAGTTTTCTTGCTTCGATTGGCAGCTTTTCACTATCGAGAAGAGTCCAAAGAGCGATGTGCGTGTCCAATAAGACTTTAATCCGTTCACTCCAAACATTTCCGCGATTTCGTCATTGCAGAAATCAATGTCGTCGGGGATGGAGAACAGTCCCTTGGCGATTCCGAACTTTTTCACGTTCCGCTTAACGGAGCTATTTACCGATTTCTGGAGAATGAAATCGATAAAATCAGAAACTTCCCCTACATATTCTGCGGGGATGGCTTTGACTTTTTCTTGCAGTAGTTCGATAGGCATAAGAGCATCCTCCGTTTTAAATATACCTTTTTACGCGCTCAAAAGGCAACCCCCTTCCATCTTGGAATACCCCTTTCCCTTTACAATTTGCCTCAAAATCGCCATTTTCGTCACAAAAACATATACTTTTGTAAATTTTCTGTGCATTCAGTTCATATTTAAGTTATTTTTTAAATTGGACATATTAGAGAGTTTAGCTCTTGTTCTCTACACGAAATCTAGACAGTTTCTAAACACGAGAACAAGGTGAACGCTCACGCAGGCATACCGTTTTATGGTATGCTTCAGTTTGCTGTATCGGCTAAATCAGCCGATTATTGGTCGTTGACCAAGGGCAACAGCCCTTTCGGGGCGTGGGTCGTTTGCGTTTATCGTGTTGAGGCAAGTCTAGAGCCCCGTGTAGGTAAATGCAACGAACCCGCCCCCTTTTTTGTTTCCTGACAAAATTGGCATGGTTCTTAGCAGAACGAGAATTCCTGCTCAAAAAAAATGGAAAGGACTATGCTTGAAACACTAAAATTCATCATCCCGGTTGACCTGCTCCAAGGCTGCTTTTTTCTAATCATTTTCGGTCTGGTTATATCGGCTTGTGTATTGGTATTTGTAAATGCCAAGCAAAAAAATTGGGAAATCAATTGGAAAAACAATACAAAAGATGACCCTACTGATGATTTGAATATGGGTCATGGTTCCATTATGGAATTGTCGGAAATTGTGGCGACTAAGTCGGAAAAATTTGCAGAGGCATTACCAAACATAGCCTTGATTATTGGTCTTTTGGGGACTTTTTTGGGAATCGGCATCGCATTGAATTCTGCGGCGAGTGTTTTAAGAAATACCGATGCCGATTACCTTAGCATGATTCCGAAAATGCTTCCTATGTTGGATGGCATGGGTGCTCAGTTCAAGTCCAGTATTTACGGCATTATGGCATTTTTGCTGATGAATATTTGGCTGAATTGGAAAGGAAAGAAAAAACAACGTGTTCGTTGGTGCGCCATTATCTGCAATTCCTTGATTACCGAAAAAAAGAATGCAAGGCTTGAATACGAAACAAAACTCCTTGAAGGTGTAATCCGCTTGCATGATTGCTTGCGTGATACATTGCAAGACGGTTTTCTTAAACAGCAAAAAGCTTTTAAGGAGCAACAGAAGGCTCTCGTTGAAGGTTTTAATAGCCAACAAGATCGATTCGCCTCGCTCATTGATTTTTCAAAGGAACTTGCAAATGGCATAGGCAGCCTTGCTAAGATGACTGGTGAACAAGTTGAAAAAATTGGAAAGTCAGCAGAAGATATGGGAATGTCCTCAAAGATGCTCTCCGTATCTGCAGACAGCTTACGGAATAGTGTAAACGATTTCACTCCCTCTGTAATGAAGATGCTGGAATCTATACAGACTTCGTTTATTGATAGCGTAAAGACTACTAATAAGACTATGGAAAAGGCTGGGAAAATTATAGAATCTAGTGTTGAAGGAATGTCTGCTGAAATCAAGGGAACACAGGAAACACTAATTGAAACAAACAATAAATTTGACAAAGATATTACTGAATCACTTGAAATTATAAGAAAGTCTTGTGATGCTTTGAAAATCGCAAATGATTCCAATAAAGGGGTCATGCAAAAACTAAATGACAACATTGACGTAAAACTTGAAGAGCTAAACAAAGCGAACTATGCAATACAACGAGCTCTTGACGGCCTTGGCGAAAAAATTGCAAAAGAAATCAGTTTTGAAATGGGCAATATTGCCGGAGACGCAAAGGATCAAATGGATGCAATAAGGACTATTGCAGAGCGAATGGAATCTGTACAGGCAGAACTACAAACAGCCTCGGATTCCATTTGTGGAGCCATTGATCACTTGACTCAAATAATCGAATCGTCATCGGCAAATCCTGAAGGTTAGCAATGAAGTCAAACCCATTTGTTTCAATATCTGATTTGATGGCGGGTGTTACCGCAGCAGTGATGCTACTGCTGGTGGTTGCCGTTGTTCAATCTGCGTCGATTCAGGCTGACCACGAAGCAAAAAAGAGAAAAGGCATCGAGAATGCCATTGCGGAGATAAAAGAAAGCATCTCATCAAACACGGAAGGCATTGTGGTTTCCGATAGCGTTATTACATTGGCGGATTATTCTTTCGAACGAGGAAGCGCTTGTTTGAATGGCAGCGTTGAATCAGTTCTAAAAAATACAATTGCTCCCATATTGGAAAGGAAATTAAAGGAATATCCAAACATTTCAATCCAAATTGAAGGTCATTCTGATGCTGCGGCTGTTCAAAAGCCTAACACGAATTTATCTAAATCTTGTGCTTTATTTGACGATAATTACAGCCTTTCCGCTGGTCGAGCACGTGAGGCGAGAAAAGCTGTATTGAACGGCGTTCAAGGGGACGCCTCAATAAGTCGCCGAATAGCGGTGGTCGGTTTTGGACCGGACCGTTTAATAAACACTAAAAGGCCAATGGCAGCGGAAAATCGTCGCGTCGAAATTCGCTTAATATCGGGAGGCATCTAATGCATATTCTTGTTGTTATACAGGCAAATTGTTTTTTCGCTTTTGAAATCCAAAATACAAATTCTCAGCCTTTACCATTAAAAGATGGAGAGTTGGCACTTCCATTGAGTCAGTTAGAGTGTATTAGCGATTTGTTCATGGAATACGCCAATGTTAGAAATATGGATGATTTCGAGTTTGATGTTGTCAATGCATCCGGAAAAACGGATTGTATAAAAACACTCGTTAGCTGTTTACTTCCCTGTGAGTCATTTCAAGTTCGTTCCATTGAAAATGTTCTGCCAGAGTTAATACTCAAAAAGAATATTATGAATGACGAATCAACAAAACAATTGACCTTTGATCATCGAAATTATGAAGTGACAGTTGATGAATATGGCATTTGGAAAACTTCCTCTTGTGAAACGGAAGGTGATGCTCTAGGTGTTGAGGACTTTGTAAGTCTGTGTACAGAAGGTTTCTCAATAAACAAGGCTAAACTTGCAAAGATTGATGAACTAGAGCAGCGGATAACATTTTTAGAAAAAGATAATGAGAGCATTCGAAGGGAACTGGCATATAAGGAGTCCAAGATAAGGAATCTTGAACGGAAAAGGGTTGAGGAAGAAACTGCAAAACAGATTGCACAACAAGTTGCTCAAAAAAAGAAAGAAGACAAGAATAAGATAAGACAAGGACGTGTTGAGGTTCGCTTGACACTGGCAATGGTAAAAAAATTATATGGGAACGGTATGGGTATCTTTGGCTCGCGTACCCAGTCTTTCCATACAAGCTATGATTCTCATCCAATTGTTTATCTAAAAAAGGACAAGTGTACTATAAAAAAGTATGATCCACTTTTAAAAATTAAAGACGCCTTAGATGATTTTTGCGACATGGAAGTCGGCAATTTTGATGTCAATTTTGCAGAAAAAGATTCTTTAATTCTTGCACAGAGAGATGGAGTGTTTTATAAAGGATGTGATTGGATTTCAAAAGGTTCGTATGGCAGTGTGGAGACATCCAGAAGATGGCATGCAGGCGACCTAGTTGGAATCATCGCCGACCCAAAGGATGATGAAGCAGAAATTCGCAAGTATATGGAAGAAGTAATGAGAAAAGAAGCGATGAAGGACTTTATCTAATGGCTGCACAAAATTTTCTTTCAAGGGTATCCCAAAATAACGTCTTAGGCAACTTGCTAAGAAGCAGTGATTCGTTCTTGGATAATGGATCCAAGCAGGCTGTTCTGTTTGAACAGGGTGTTCCTGCTTTTGATCAGTGTAAGTTCTACAAAATAGATAGTCTGACCTATGACAAGGAATTTCCTGCAAGAGAGGCCTTAGAGAATGTAATGTCCTCTATGGACAACAAAGATTTTAATTTTGTCTATATTCTGTCTGGAGAAAATTCAGAGGTCAGCCTTTATGTGGGGGTGGTAAAAAATTCTAAAAACGCATCTCTCGTATCCGCAGCATCATACGCAGGCCGTTTGGAAAAAGCGTTTAGCGGTAATTTTAACGGTTCTGAATTAAAACCTCTCGACAGAGAGGCTATATCCAAAGAAGTCTTTTTGGAAAGCGACTGCAACCCTTTAAAACGTCAAGGTTTCGTTTGCGGAATTCCTTCGCTGACAAAGGGGAACGAAGGAAAAGAAGGAATTCTTTTCCAGGGGGTAGATAGGCTTGTCAATTGCATGGCGGGAATGAAATGGCGTGTAACTGTAATATGTCAGCCTGTTGACGAAAATGAAATAATTCAACTACAGAATCAGGCTTATAAGTTGGGAAATTATTTAGCAAAAGAAGCTAAGCAGTCTTTCCAACAAGGAAAATCGGATACAGAGGGGACGTCATCGTCAAAAACTGATGGTAAAAACAAATCTGCAACACTCGGTGATAACGGAAGTAAATCACAAAATCATGACAATACGAGCGACAATTCCTCCTCAGACTCAAAGGGATGGTCGTCTAGCAACACTAAAGGGACCAGTTCTTCGGTAACCAAAGGAACCTCCCAAAGCACAAATATCAGTACAAACGTTACTTTAGAACTCACAAATAAAAAAGCCGAAAAGCTCTTAAAATATCTTGATGAAGAATTTCTGAAAAGACTAGATCTCGGCCTCTGCAAAGGTCTTTTCAAAACAACGGTCTTTGTGGCTTCCGATACAAATGAAGGTTACGATCGCCTCCGTTGTAATTTGTTATCTCTTTTTCAGGGCGATACATCTTCTTTCGCTCCTCTTATGGCAGAAAAATTGAACGAATTAGACACTTCTACTTCTTGCCAACTTTTTTGTACTCCAACATCATCAATCGATGTTAATTCAAACATCCCGTTGCTCTATTCTAGGCCTTATTCTTCCTCCAAGGAATTGCAATACGCCACCTATTTGACATCTCGAGAAGTCAGCATTTTGGCAGGGGTCCCGTTACATGAAGTTTGTGGCATAAAGCTAAAGCAAGCCGTTGAATTTGGACTGAACATAAATAAAGTACCTGACGACGCCAATGCAATTCCTCTTGGACATTTGGTACAGAGGAACATCATTGTAAAGAATCAGCCATTTATTTTGAACAAAAACGTTTTAAATAAACATATTTTTGTTTCTGGCACAACTGGAAGCGGCAAGACTACGGCCTGTCAAAAAATTCTGCTGGAATCAAAGTTGCCGTTCCTTGTAATTGAACCCGCAAAAACAGAATATCGAGGAATTAGAAATGATTCTGTTATCGCTATAACCGTTGGCGATGAATCTAGGGTTCCCTTAAGGTTCAACATGTTTGAACTTATGCCCGGAGAAAGTATTTCTTCGCATATTGACCAGCTCAAGGCGACGTTCACAAACGCATTCCCAATGGAAGCGTCTATGCCGATGATGCTCGAAGAAGCGATGTATCTGTGCTATGAAAAGTATGGCTGGAATACACGTAATTCTCAAAGGGAAGAAATTAACGACGCACTCCCCTACGAATACCCAATATTGAGCGA
Coding sequences within:
- a CDS encoding coiled-coil domain-containing protein — translated: MHILVVIQANCFFAFEIQNTNSQPLPLKDGELALPLSQLECISDLFMEYANVRNMDDFEFDVVNASGKTDCIKTLVSCLLPCESFQVRSIENVLPELILKKNIMNDESTKQLTFDHRNYEVTVDEYGIWKTSSCETEGDALGVEDFVSLCTEGFSINKAKLAKIDELEQRITFLEKDNESIRRELAYKESKIRNLERKRVEEETAKQIAQQVAQKKKEDKNKIRQGRVEVRLTLAMVKKLYGNGMGIFGSRTQSFHTSYDSHPIVYLKKDKCTIKKYDPLLKIKDALDDFCDMEVGNFDVNFAEKDSLILAQRDGVFYKGCDWISKGSYGSVETSRRWHAGDLVGIIADPKDDEAEIRKYMEEVMRKEAMKDFI
- a CDS encoding type II toxin-antitoxin system VapC family toxin gives rise to the protein MDTHIALWTLLDSEKLPIEARKLINQENVEPVFSLISMWEIVIKHAINPNKMPISGAQFLDYCTQAGFQQLMVYEEHVLEVEKLKRDENAPSHKDPFDRMLIAQAKAEGIILLTHDSLLSGYNEPCVMTV
- a CDS encoding DUF2281 domain-containing protein yields the protein MPIELLQEKVKAIPAEYVGEVSDFIDFILQKSVNSSVKRNVKKFGIAKGLFSIPDDIDFCNDEIAEMFGVNGLKSYWTRTSLFGLFSIVKSCQSKQENSLIKKM
- a CDS encoding class I tRNA ligase family protein, yielding MHQSIIKVTDAIEKLSFNNELLKSADRYRESCEVFALLLQPFAPHIAEEMWSILGHNESLTNVAWPKADASKAEESSVEVVFQVNGKVRAKASVAKDMDKAELEKLAMENDRVKEFMNGKTVVKSIVVPGKLVNIVVK
- a CDS encoding serine-rich family protein, encoding MAAQNFLSRVSQNNVLGNLLRSSDSFLDNGSKQAVLFEQGVPAFDQCKFYKIDSLTYDKEFPAREALENVMSSMDNKDFNFVYILSGENSEVSLYVGVVKNSKNASLVSAASYAGRLEKAFSGNFNGSELKPLDREAISKEVFLESDCNPLKRQGFVCGIPSLTKGNEGKEGILFQGVDRLVNCMAGMKWRVTVICQPVDENEIIQLQNQAYKLGNYLAKEAKQSFQQGKSDTEGTSSSKTDGKNKSATLGDNGSKSQNHDNTSDNSSSDSKGWSSSNTKGTSSSVTKGTSQSTNISTNVTLELTNKKAEKLLKYLDEEFLKRLDLGLCKGLFKTTVFVASDTNEGYDRLRCNLLSLFQGDTSSFAPLMAEKLNELDTSTSCQLFCTPTSSIDVNSNIPLLYSRPYSSSKELQYATYLTSREVSILAGVPLHEVCGIKLKQAVEFGLNINKVPDDANAIPLGHLVQRNIIVKNQPFILNKNVLNKHIFVSGTTGSGKTTACQKILLESKLPFLVIEPAKTEYRGIRNDSVIAITVGDESRVPLRFNMFELMPGESISSHIDQLKATFTNAFPMEASMPMMLEEAMYLCYEKYGWNTRNSQREEINDALPYEYPILSDMFSALNEVVDSKGFGDGRLSGDYKGSLVSRISNLTKGAKGAMLNTRKSFDFDALLDQKVIFELEAVQSQEEKSFLMGLILARLSYAIKKRFANKKDFRHITLIEEAHHLLSKVGYSDNGAKKNAVEMFSNMLAEVRKYGEGLIIVDQSPNKMTPEVLKNTNTKIIHRLFDQEDKDCIGNTMMMDSKQKDHLSNLEVGHAIVFSENTDKPVHIKFERSKDADTSDNDISDDALMQRWKSVQDKLYHCENSCDWDYLRDETNLFRNVLIGKDSMQLWKGKSRIRIRYIELLHKIARKMNKDEAEVWMDIVKETTFVYGPEEARLALLNARFQEQMRELYEMLQSQNEPTDSKKFGELTTLIK
- a CDS encoding OmpA/MotB family protein, with product MKSNPFVSISDLMAGVTAAVMLLLVVAVVQSASIQADHEAKKRKGIENAIAEIKESISSNTEGIVVSDSVITLADYSFERGSACLNGSVESVLKNTIAPILERKLKEYPNISIQIEGHSDAAAVQKPNTNLSKSCALFDDNYSLSAGRAREARKAVLNGVQGDASISRRIAVVGFGPDRLINTKRPMAAENRRVEIRLISGGI